One stretch of Arachis hypogaea cultivar Tifrunner chromosome 20, arahy.Tifrunner.gnm2.J5K5, whole genome shotgun sequence DNA includes these proteins:
- the LOC112782444 gene encoding putative disease resistance RPP13-like protein 1: protein MGGIGKTTLAQLVYQDGKVKENFDFQAWICVSEEFDVFKVTKTIIEAITKSFCSLTDLNLLQHDLKEKLSRKKFFVVLDDVWSESREDWDKLLKPFRKGVKGSKILITTRSKRVASVVQTVSPYELSLLSEEDCWLVFSKYARLSTCSMENPTLKKVGKDLVKKCDGLPLAAQALGGLLRGNSDIKYWNHLLKSEIWELSDDKIKVVPALRISYYYLPSYLRECFVFCSLYPKDYEFSKDELILLWMAENFLQPAGKKTPEEVGDEYFDELIARSFFQPSKIRENKFVMHDLVHDLAMIFGGEFYFRAEELENAVEVDIKTRHLSHNAKGNYPISKLLGVCDRVKHTRTFLEINLEREIPFNMENAPCILLSKLKYLRALSFKCFPLESLPDSIGELIHLRYLDLSNSDIMTLPDTLCNLYNLQTLKLFGCWKLNALPVGMKDHTNLRYLDISGTGLHEMPEGMSKLTSLQVLSKYVVGKREGNKINELGALANLHQTIWIDKLENVVNSSEALGAKMFDKDGIECLVLEWSPDEYENTDDSQIEREILEELRPHSNLKQLQIWGYRGTTFPDWLGHCSYHSITQIILGDFFSGYFKNCCMLPSLGQLPFLEYLEISMFERLAIVGDEFYRDDESCLETPFPMLETLTFQSMPCWEEWRSLEFNAFPRLRKLIIWDCPMLRGDLPNQLPSLEDLTIHNCEQLSSCVPRASGITCLRIEGNKEVRIGELPPLLDKLSITGKHQAESVMEAIAHTQLTCLRSLIISNCSSHVLFAVSSIPASLQELTISNCKKLEFEMEGQHHSLHYLTIRNSCDSVTSFSLDSFPNLVRVEIRECEKMESLVVSRSLSCLRSLEINNCGSLKSLQTLWMASPQLEYLSLRGCPEIDLSAIGDPQRSLRSLSISYCEKQLSCVASQFDGLTHIKGENESVKCLPKEGWLPATLESLTLDSIKSVEMLECKGLAHLISLQQLCIYECYNLENIDGEKLPASLLRLSISESPLGKRCEMKDPQVWPKISHIPAIQVGGRWIW, encoded by the coding sequence ATGGGTGGAATAGGAAAGACTACTTTGGCTCAATTGGTTTACCAGGATGGCAAAGTAAAGGAGAATTTTGATTTTCAAGCTTGGATTTGTGTGTCAGAAGAGTTTGATGTTTTCAAGGTCACCAAGACTATAATCGAGGCAATAACTAAAAGTTTTTGCAGCTTGACAGATTTGAATTTGCTTCAGCATGATTTAAAAGaaaagttgtcaaggaagaagtTCTTTGTTGTCTTGGACGATGTATGGAGTGAAAGTCGCGAAGATTGGGATAAACTTCTAAAACCTTTTCGAAAAGGGGTTAAGGGAAGTAAAATTCTCATAACAACTAGAAGTAAAAGAGTGGCTTCTGTGGTGCAAACTGTTTCACCTTATGAACTAAGCTTATTGTCTGAGGAAGATTGTTGGTTAGTGTTTTCAAAATACGCACGTCTCTCAACTTGTTCTATGGAGAATCCAACCTTGAAAAAAGTTGGCAAAGATCTTGTAAAGAAGTGTGATGGATTGCCCTTGGCAGCTCAAGCCCTTGGAGGCTTATTGCGTGGAAATTCGGATATCAAGTATTGGAATCATTTATTGAAGAGTGAGATCTGGGAACTCTCCGATGATAAGATAAAGGTTGTTCCCGCATTAAGAATCAGTTATTACTATCTTCCTTCATATTTAAGGGAGTGCTTTGTTTTTTGTTCTTTGTATCCCAAAGACTATGAGTTTAGCAAAGACGAATTGATATTGCTATGGATGGCAGAGAATTTTTTGCAACCAGCAGGAAAAAAGACTCCAGAAGAAGTTGGTGATGAATATTTTGATGAATTGATTGCGAGATCATTTTTTCAACCTTCTAAGATTCGTGAAAACAAGTTTGTGATGCATGATCTGGTGCATGATTTGGCAATGATATTTGGTGGAGAATTCTATTTCAGAGCTGAAGAGCTTGAGAATGCAGTTGAGGTTGATATTAAAACTCGCCATTTGTCACATAATGCCAAAGGCAATTATCCAATCTCAAAACTTTTGGGAGTTTGTGACCGAGTAAAACACACAAGGACATTTCTTGAAATCAATTTGGAGCGAGAGATTCCATTTAACATGGAAAATGCACCATGTATCTTGTTGTCAAAGTTGAAGTACCTGAGGGCTTTGTCGTTCAAATGCTTTCCTCTTGAGTCATTGCCTGATTCAATAGGCGAGTTGATTCATTTGCGTTACTTGGATTTGTCTAACAGCGACATCATGACATTGCCCGATACACTTTGCAACTTGTACAATTTACAGACATTGAAGCTGTTTGGATGTTGGAAACTAAACGCCCTTCCTGTTGGCATGAAAGATCATACAAATTTGCGTTACCTTGATATTAGCGGGACTGGTTTGCATGAGATGCCGGAAGGCATGAGCAAATTGACAAGTTTGCAGGTTTTAAGCAAGTATGTTGTTGGGAAGCGTGAAGGGAACAAGATTAATGAATTGGGAGCACTTGCAAATCTGCACCAAACAATTTGGATTGACAAATTGGAGAATGTGGTCAATAGCAGCGAAGCGTTGGGAGCAAAAATGTTTGATAAGGATGGCATTGAATGTTTGGTCTTGGAGTGGTCGCCAGATGAATATGAGAATACAGATGATTCCCAAATTGAAAGAGAGATACTTGAAGAGTTACGACCTCATAGTAATTTGAAACAACTACAAATTTGGGGTTACAGAGGTACAACATTTCCAGATTGGTTGGGACATTGTTCTTACCACAGCATCACCCAAATAATACTGGGCGATTTTTTTTCGGgttatttcaagaattgttgtaTGCTTCCTTCACTTGGACAGTTGCCCTTTTTGGAGTACCTGGAAATTTCAATGTttgaaaggcttgctattgtggGGGATGAGTTTTACCGAGATGATGAATCTTGTCTGGAGACTCCATTTCCAATGCTTGAAACTCTTACATTTCAGTCAATGCCTTGCTGGGAGGAATGGCGTTCATTGGAGTTCAATGCATTTCCTCGACTTAGGAAGCTTATCATATGGGATTGTCCCATGTTGAGAGGAGATTTGCCAAATCAACTACCATCTTTGGAAGATCTTACTATTCACAATTGCGAGCAGCTCAGCAGTTGTGTTCCAAGAGCTTCTGGGATTACCTGTTTACGCATAGAAGGAAACAAAGAAGTGAGAATTGGGGAGCTACCTCCTTTGCTGGATAAGCTATCAATTACTGGAAAGCATCAAGCGGAGTCGGTGATGGAGGCCATTGCGCACACCCAACTCACTTGCCTCAGATCTTTAATCATCTCAAATTGTTCATCCCACGTATTGTTTGCAGTTAGTAGTATTCCCGCATCACTACAAGAGCTGACGATATCGAATTGCAAAAAATTAGAATTCGAAATGGAAGGCCAACACCACTCATTGCATTATCTAACGATACGTAACAGCTGTGATTCGGTTACATCCTTCTCGCTGGATTCCTTTCCAAATCTCGTGCGTGTTGAAATCAGGGAGTGTGAAAAGATGGAGTCTCTCGTGGTGTCACGCTCTCTTTCATGTCTCCGTTCTTTAGAGATAAATAATTGTGGGAGTTTGAAATCCCTGCAGACGCTATGGATGGCATCACCTCAGCTAGAATATCTCTCATTACGTGGTTGCCCAGAGATTGATTTGTCTGCTATAGGGGATCCACAGCGTAGCTTGAGATCTCTTAGCATCAGCTACTGCGAGAAACAACTCAGCTGTGTAGCATCGCAGTTTGATGGGCTTACTCATATTAAAGGTGAAAATGAGAGTGTGAAGTGTCTCCCTAAGGAAGGTTGGTTGCCTGCCACCCTTGAGTCTCTCACACTGGATAGCATTAAAAGTGTGGAGATGTTGGAATGCAAGGGACTTGCCCACCTCATATCCCTCCAACAATTATGTATTTATGAATGTTACAATTTGGAGAACATTGACGGAGAAAAGCTGCCTGCCTCTCTGTTACGACTCAGCATCTCTGAAAGCCCTTTGGGTAAACGGTGTGAGATGAAGGACCCGCAGGTTTGGCCCAAAATTTCCCACATCCCCGCCATTCAAGTTGGTGGAAGATGGATTTGGTAA
- the LOC114926052 gene encoding uncharacterized protein has protein sequence MKKFESARASAGSSKASKDASLTPLRTPTMAYKKEMQMHSALTPLTEKKRNKTPLDLSSTGKNTASSKWRLLSTENNMRSPMISSPFSLRTQERAARRKKKLEEKFNANEAQKVQLHTKLKEKAETEIRKLRQSFCFKARPLPDLYKERKESNKETQKSQRPYNGSGTNKNFQEKTQRRTFAHHLSTTLENTSRNIQHGNLKNRNHKQ, from the exons ATGAAGAAATTTGAAAGTGCAAGAGCTAGTGCTGGTTCCTCAAAGGCTTCAAAGGATGCATCATTAACTCCCCTAAGAACACCAACTATG GCTTATAAGAAGGAGATGCAGATGCATTCTGCATTGACCCcattaacagaaaagaaaag GAACAAAACTCCTCTTGATTTATCAAGCACAGGCAAAAATACAGCCAGCTCTAAATGGCGCTTGCTCTCAACAGA AAATAACATGAGATCCCCAATGATATCGTCACCTTTCAGCTTGAGGACACAAGAAAGGGCTGCAAGAAGAAAGAAG AAACTTGAAGAAAAGTTCAATGCCAATGAGGCACAAAAAGTGCAACTTCATACAAAACTCAAG GAAAAAGCAGAGACAGAGATCAGAAAACTTCGCCAAAGCTTTTGCTTCAAAGCAAGGCCACTACCTGATCTTTACAAGGAAAGGAAAGAATCAAACAAGGAAACACAGAAG AGTCAGAGACCTTACAATGGCAGTGGCACCAATAAGAATTTCCAGGAAAAGACTCAGCGCCGCACCTTTGCTCATCATCTGAGTACTACTCTTGAGAATACATCACGAAATATTCAGCATGGAAACCTCAAGAATAGGAATCACAAACAATGA
- the LOC114924113 gene encoding putative disease resistance RPP13-like protein 1 produces MAAEAVLSSVLSVVFDRMSSPEVVNWIKGKKLTQNLIERLKTNLCAVRAFLIDAEQKQIKERPVKEWLDSLKDAMYVADDLLDEVFTKAATQKDPGTFLSRFSGILNLQDRDVAKRMEEVIDRIESLVNQKDTLGLREIPKENMSWRITTSLVETSDGRRQGGHSKTLVG; encoded by the exons ATGGCTGCAGAAGCTGTTTTGTCTTCCGTTCTTAGTGTTGTTTTTGACAGGATGTCCTCCCCTGAAGTTGTTAACTGGATCAAAGGGAAGAAGCTTACTCAGAACCTGATTGAAAGGTTGAAGACTAATCTTTGTGCTGTTCGAGCCTTTCTCATCGATGCTGAGCAGAAGCAGATCAAGGAGAGACCTGTCAAGGAATGGCTTGATAGTCTCAAAGATGCCATGTATGTTGCTGATGACTTGCTTGATGAAGTCTTCACCAAAGCTGCCACTCAGAAGGATCCAGGTACCTTCCTCTCTCGTTTCTCTGGTATTCTCAATTTGCAAGATCGGGATGTAGCAAAGAGGATGGAGGAAGTCATTGATAGGATAGAGTCTCTTGTGAATCAAAAAGACACTCTTGGTCTGAGAGAGATTCCTAAGGAGAACATGTCATGGAGGATCACTACATCTCTAGTTGAAACATCTGAT GGAAGAAGACAAGGAGGCCATAGTAAAACTCTTGTTGGATGA
- the LOC112783200 gene encoding L-2-hydroxyglutarate dehydrogenase, mitochondrial produces the protein MLKRTFQSFRRSSKGFASSSSRRSDARFKWKHLHSPSNFTVMRSMMSSTQTATTTTYSVPREKVDCLVIGAGVVGIAIARALALKGREVFVVESDSTFGTATSSRNSEVIHAGIYYPRNSLKAIFCSRGRDMLYDYCTKHDIPHKQIGKLIVATRSSEIPKLNDILNHGIQNGVDSLRMIDGIEAMKMEPELQCVKAVLSPVSGIVDSHSLMLALVGEAESHRTTFTYNSAVIGGHLEGNQICVHVSETNSLKEWNGTSTALNPDLVLVPNLVVNSAGLSAPALAKRFTGLASEVIPSAYYARGCYFTLSNTKTTPFQHLIYPIPEDGGLGVHVTLDLNGQVKFGPDVEWIDSIDDISSFLNKFDYSVHANRAERFYPEIRKYYPNLKDGSLEPGYSGIRPKLSGPGQPPVDFVIQGENIHGIPGLVNLFGIESPGLTSSLAIAEYIVTRFLG, from the exons ATGCTGAAGCGAACATTTCAAAGCTTCAGAAGAAGCTCGAAAGGATTTGCATCGTCATCATCAAGAAGAAGCGACGCTCGTTTCAAATGGAAACATTTACATTCACCGAGCAATTTCACGGTGATGAGAAGCATGATGAGCAGCACCCAAACCGCCACAACAACTACGTACTCTGTCCCAAGGGAGAAAGTGGATTGCTTGGTCATAGGTGCTGGCGTTGTGGGCATAGCGATCGCAAGAGCACTGGCACTCAAGGGCAGAGAGGTTTTCGTTGTTGAATCCGATTCAACTTTTGGCACTGCCACCAGTTCTCGAAACAGTGAAGTTATCCACGCCGGAATCTATTACCCTCGCAATTCCTTGAAG GCGATTTTTTGTTCAAGGGGAAGAGATATGTTATATGATTACTGCACAAAACACGATATTCCTCATAAACAAATTGGTAAACTTATAGTGGCTACGCGGTCTTCGGAGATTCCGAAGCTAAATGACATTCTAAACCATGGGATTCAAAATGGAGTTGATAGTTTGAGGATGATAGACGGGATTGAGGCCATGAAAATGGAACCTGAGTTGCAATGTGTGAAAGCAGTATTATCACCTGTCTCTGGGATTGTTGACTCCCATTCTTTAATGCTTGCTCTAGTG GGGGAAGCCGAAAGTCACAGAACAACCTTCACATATAATTCAGCAGTcattggtggccatcttgaaggAAATCAGATTTGTGTTCATGTATCAGAAACCAATAGCCTTAAAGAATGGAATGGGACATCAACAGCGCTGAACCCGGATCTAGTGCTAGTTCCAAACCTCGTAGTGAACTCTGCTGGCCTTAGTGCCCCCGCACTTGCGAAAAGATTTACTGGCTTAGCAAGTGAAGTTATTCCTTCAGCCTACTATGCACGTGGTTGCTACTTCACATTATCTAACACTAAAACCACTCCGTTCCAACATTTAATATATCCTATACCGGAGGATGGTGGCCTTGGCGTGCATGTTACTCTCGACTTGAATGGTCAGGTCAAGTTTGGCCCGGATGTTGAATGGATTGACAGCATTGATGATATCTCAAGTTTTCTGAATAA GTTTGATTATTCAGTACATGCAAATCGCGCTGAGCGGTTTTATCCGGAGATAAGAAAGTACTACCCAAATCTAAAGGATGGGTCTCTTGAGCCAGGATATTCAGGGATCCGACCAAAACTTTCAGGACCTGGCCAGCCGCCTGTTGATTTTGTAATACAG GGGGAGAATATTCACGGAATACCTGGTCTTGTTAATCTTTTTGGAATCGAGTCACCCGGTTTAACGTCAAGTTTGGCAATTGCAGAATATATAGTTACTAGATTTTTGGGATGA
- the LOC112783199 gene encoding bifunctional dihydrofolate reductase-thymidylate synthase, with protein MASNSFVIPNGSGNGNGIGKLNPPPNLQRNYQVVVAATPDMGIGKDGKLPWKLPTDLKFFKEVTVTTSDPGKKNAVVMGRKTWDSIPLKYRPLPGRLNVVLTRSDSFDIARAENVVICRSMASALELLAEPPYILSIEKIFVIGGGQIFRETLNAPGCEAIHITEIQTSIECDTFMPPVDSSVFQLWYSSFPKVENNIRYSFTTYVRVRRSVEHATQNTDPGLDNNSDTLKFEFKDFSFLPKMILERHEEYKYLRLVEEIISEGTAKDDRTRTGTLSKFGCQMRFNLRRNFPLLTTKKVFWRGVVEELLWFISGSTNAKLLQEKGIHIWDGNASREYLDRLGLTDREEGDLGPVYGFQWRHFGARYTNMHADYSGQGIDQLLDVITKIRHNPNDRRIILSAWNPADLKLAALPPCHMFAQFYVANGELSCQMYQRSADMGLGVPFNIASYALLTCIIAHVCELVPGDFIHVIGDAHVYQNHVKPLQEQLQNLPRPFPTLKINPEKKDIDSFVASDFKLSDYNPHQKIEMKMAI; from the exons ATGGCCAGTAATTCTTTTGTAATCCCCAATGGAAGCGGCAACGGCAATGGCATTGGAAAACTCAACCCACCGCCAAATCTGCAGAGGAACTACCAAGTGGTAGTGGCTGCTACACCAGATATGGGGATAGGTAAAGATGGGAAATTACCATGGAAGTTACCTACtgatctcaaattttttaaagagGTTACTGTAACAACATCTGATCCAGGGAAGAAGAATGCTGTTGTAATGGGTAGAAAAACATGGGATAGTATCCCTCTTAAATACAGGCCTCTTCCCGGCCGTCTTAATGTTGTTCTTACCCGCTCAGATAGCTTTGATATTGCAAGAGCAGAGAATGTTGTTATATGTAGAAGTATGGCTTCTGCTTTGGAATTGTTAGCTGAACCTCCCTATATTTTGTCAATTGAGAAAATATTTGTTATAGGAGGTGGACAAATATTTAG GGAGACTTTAAATGCACCTGGATGTGAAGCTATCCACATCACTGAAATTCAGACTAGCATCGAGTGTGACACATTTATGCCTCCAGTTGATTCCTCTGTATTTCAGTTGTGGTACTCATCTTTTCCTAAGGTGGAAAACAACATTCGCTATTCTTTCACAACTTATGTGCGTGTAAGGCGTTCGGTGGAGCATGCAACTCAGAATACTGATCCAGGTCTTGATAACAATTCAGATACTCTAAAGTTTGAGTTCaaggatttttcttttcttcctaaaatgattcttgaaagaCATGAAGAATACAAGTATCTTAGGCTGGTTGAAGAAATCATTTCTGAGGGTACAGCCAAAGATGATAGGACAAGGACTGGTACCTTGTCAAAATTTGGTTGCCAG ATGAGGTTCAATTTGCGCAGAAACTTCCCTCTTCTTACTACAAAG AAAGTATTTTGGCGAGGGGTTGTTGAAGAGCTTCTTTGGTTTATTAGTGGGTCTACAAATGCCAAG TTGCTGCAGGAAAAAGGGATCCATATATGGGATGGCAATGCATCGAGAGAATACCTAGATAG ACTTGGCTTGACAGATAGGGAGGAGGGTGACTTGGGACCTGTTTATGGGTTTCAGTGGAGGCACTTTGGTGCCAG GTATACTAATATGCATGCCGACTACTCCGGCCAAGGAATTGATCAGTTGTTAGATGTTATTACCAAGATAAGGCACAATCCCAATGATCGGCGGATCATTCTCTCTGCATGGAATCCAGCTGATCTTAAATTGGCGGCCCTTCCACCGTGCCACATGTTTGCACAG TTCTATGTAGCGAATGGGGAGTTATCATGTCAAATGTATCAACGATCTGCTGACATGGGCCTAGGCGTGCCTTTTAATATTGCATCTTATGCCCTCCTGACCTGCATAATTGCTCATGTTTGTG AATTAGTTCCAGGTGATTTTATCCATGTCATTGGAGATGCACATGTTTACCAAAATCATGTGAAGCCTTTGCAGGAGCAGCTCCAGAACTTGCCACGGCCTTTTCCG ACTTTGAAGATAAATCCAGAGAAAAAAGATATAGATTCTTTTGTGGCTTctgatttcaagctcagtgactATAATCCTCACCAGAAGATTGAGATGAAGATGGCCATCTAA
- the LOC112785222 gene encoding protein GAMETE EXPRESSED 3 translates to MAVTMPMIHLLIFVFALATLSYSSAYDRLSKPLVGDDGRIYVCSNKKLFAFESNGSISWSMHIDYKCNVAVAPVHGGFGKIYLIADNRILMVKLENSGTSEPVAELFFGPGPGQQVETEIIGLSVSTLTSTVFINIKNRGLFAYKSHGRLLWSIGPVLYKFGFHQGCRKNITDCFFASVPVLDQCEGSIYISNTEGQLYCLSIRGRHFRWIQDFSYLDRNFTITAGNNGRLYVTVPVRALLLALDVFSGNVLWQRSIGPLSKADSVPIVDSNGWVSIGSLDGFLYSFSPTGDLKKFSRRNTDNYVIQVGSFLDCSGFAVYTSQIEMEGKVSHTAGEFTTVSAIRPKVALLTMLVPATGSIYWSENNPGQLTTSLSKSDLSQFLVDEEILLAFLAASKTGNLLQCRTTGQKLASSCSQARTKLVSIYTGNERVIALFLLFESTVLAILIGLVRFCCSFWAKKKLQDQGLGSFLAKRCSLQLKKKALDRTITELERKAAEEAADREVLDKLVDISKEREGIQRKLSTSYSLGRDKSDSHARSILPLQTGKTKSYSFQGTRRKNMTMFHTMSDTSSSESSYEGETSMLGNKDSSTKAKTKTLMMEDSSSSGSSSEKFRRRGLRRNY, encoded by the exons ATGGCGGTTACTATGCCGATGAttcatttacttatctttgtgTTTGCACTTGCTACATTATCGTATTCCTCTGCGTACGATCGGCTTTCGAAACCTCTTGTTGGAGATGATGGAAGAATTTATGTTTGTTCCAATAAGAAGCTTTTTGCATTTGAAAGCAATGGTAGCATCTCATGGTCCATGCATATAGACTATAAATGCAATGTTGCTGTGGCACCTGTTCATGGAGGTTTTGGCAAG ATATATTTGATAGCTGATAACAGAATATTAATGGTTAAACTGGAAAACAGTGGAACTTCTGAGCCTGTAGCAGAATTATTCTTTGGTCCAGGACCTGGTCAACAGGTAGAGACTGAAATTATTGGGCTTTCGGTAAGCACATTAACCTCAACAGTGTTTATAAACATCAAGAATCGAGGACTCTTTGCATATAAGTCACATGGACGTTTACTATGGAGTATTGGACCTGTGCTTTATAAATTTGGCTTCCATCAAGGATGCCGGAAAAACATTACAGATTGTTTCTTTGCATCGGTCCCGGTGCTTGATCAATGCGAGGGTAGTATATAC ATCTCAAATACAGAAGGACAGCTCTATTGCTTGTCTATTCGCGGCCGTCACTTTAGATGGATACAGGATTTTAGTTATTTAGACAGAAATTTCACCATCACCGCCGGGAACAATGGTCGTTTGTATGTAACAGTTCCTGTGAGGGCTCTTTTATTGGCTCTAGATGTCTTTTCAGGTAATGTCTTGTGGCAGAGAAGTATTGGCCCATTAAGCAAAGCTGACTCTGTACCCATAGTAGATTCTAATG GATGGGTGTCTATTGGTTCATTGGATGGATTCCTTTACTCATTTTCACCAACTGGGGATCTTAAGAAATTCTCAAGAAGAAATACAGATAACTATGTGATTCAAGTTGGTTCTTTTCTTGATTGCTCTGGATTTGCTGTCTATACTTCACAGATAGAGATGGAAGGAAAAGTTAGCCACACTGCTGGTGAATTCACCACTGTTTCAGCAATTCGACCGAAAGTTGCATTGTTAACTATGTTAGTTCCTGCAACTGGATCAATCTATTGGTCTGAAAATAATCCTG GTCAACTTACAACTTCATTATCCAAAAGCGATCTAAGTCAGTTTTTAGTAGATGAGGAGATTCTTCTTGCTTTCCTTGCTGCCTCAA AGACTGGCAACCTACTGCAATGCCGTACTACAG GTCAGAAGCTTGCATCAAGCTGCTCACAAGCAAGAACCAAGCTTGTCAGCATCTACACAG GAAATGAAAGGGTGATAGCATTGTTTCTACTCTTTGAATCAACTGTTTTGGCAATACTTATTGGACTAGTAAGATTCTGCTGTTCATTCTGGGCGAAAAAGAAGCTTCAAGACCAAGGCCTTGGAAGTTTCCTTGCCAAGCGA TGCTCTCTTCAGCTCAAAAAGAAAGCATTGGACAGGACAATTACCGAGCTTGAGCGAAAAGCCGCAGAGGAAGCAGCAGACAGAGAGGTTTTAGATAAACTGGTTGATATATCAAAAGAAAGGGAAGGCATTCAGAGGAAGCTATCAACCAGCTACAGTTTAGGGAGGGATAAAAGTGATTCACATGCAAGATCTATTCTTCCTTTACAAacaggaaaaacaaaaagctactcGTTCCAAGGGACACGGCGCAAGAACATGACAATGTTCCACACAATGAGTGACACATCTTCCAGCGAAAGCAGCTATGAAGGTGAGACCAGCATGCTTGGCAATAAGGACTCATCAACTAAGGCAAAAACAAAGACACTGATGATGGAAGATAGTTCAAGTTCAGGTTCAAGTAGTGAGAAATTTCGAAGGAGAGGCCTTAGGAGAAactattag